Proteins from one Pelosinus sp. IPA-1 genomic window:
- the rplT gene encoding 50S ribosomal protein L20 encodes MPRVKKGVTAHKRHKKILKLAKGYRGSKSKLFKKANETVMKALYYARRDRRAKKGEFRRLWISRINAAARLNGLSYSKLISGLNKAGVEVNRKMMADFAVNDMSAFAKLVEIAKEQVK; translated from the coding sequence ATGCCAAGAGTTAAAAAAGGCGTGACAGCACATAAACGTCATAAAAAAATTCTAAAGTTAGCTAAAGGTTATAGAGGTTCTAAGAGCAAACTGTTCAAAAAAGCAAATGAAACAGTAATGAAAGCTCTTTATTATGCTCGTCGTGATCGTCGTGCGAAAAAAGGCGAATTCCGTAGATTGTGGATTTCTCGTATTAATGCTGCAGCTCGTTTAAATGGTCTTTCTTACAGCAAATTGATTAGTGGTTTAAATAAAGCTGGTGTAGAAGTAAACCGTAAAATGATGGCTGATTTTGCAGTAAACGATATGTCTGCTTTTGCTAAACTTGTTGAAATTGCTAAAGAGCAAGTTAAATAG
- a CDS encoding class II fructose-bisphosphate aldolase family protein, whose product MALVTMNDLLQDARNRKYAVGGFNVFNLETLCAVVEVAEELKTPLVLGITERFFKFVDVDTLSAAMVRAAQKSSVPIALHLDHGYTYEGIIKAIRWGFTSVMFDGSSLSVVENLKRTKEVTRIAHSLGVSVEGELGYVGCCEHADDINEDNIVTCDVAANFVDKTNIDALAVSVGNHHGAYRGTTNLNIARLSQLNSVINVPLVMHGGSRLSSDDYLNSIKYGITKINIPTDTSMAASEKLRTELLENPGANYISLMSAVKKGVKNSVRKYMLHFNCISKAI is encoded by the coding sequence TTGGCATTGGTAACAATGAATGATTTGCTTCAGGATGCACGTAATCGAAAATATGCAGTTGGCGGTTTTAATGTATTTAATCTGGAGACACTGTGTGCTGTCGTGGAAGTTGCGGAAGAATTGAAGACTCCTTTGGTGCTCGGCATTACAGAACGATTTTTTAAATTTGTTGATGTAGATACCTTAAGTGCGGCTATGGTACGTGCTGCACAAAAATCATCCGTCCCAATCGCACTTCACTTAGACCATGGTTATACTTATGAAGGAATTATTAAAGCAATACGCTGGGGTTTTACGTCTGTGATGTTTGATGGATCATCCTTGTCTGTTGTTGAAAATTTAAAACGTACAAAAGAAGTTACACGTATAGCCCATTCCCTCGGCGTATCTGTTGAAGGTGAATTGGGCTATGTTGGTTGTTGTGAACATGCTGATGATATTAATGAAGACAATATTGTTACATGTGATGTAGCGGCAAACTTTGTGGATAAAACTAATATTGATGCTTTGGCTGTTTCGGTAGGCAATCATCATGGCGCATACCGCGGTACTACAAATTTGAATATTGCTAGATTAAGTCAATTAAATTCTGTAATTAATGTTCCCTTAGTTATGCATGGAGGTTCTAGGCTTAGTAGTGATGATTATTTAAACTCTATAAAATATGGAATAACTAAGATTAACATTCCTACAGATACATCTATGGCGGCAAGTGAAAAACTTAGAACAGAACTGTTAGAAAATCCAGGAGCTAATTATATTTCTTTAATGTCTGCGGTTAAAAAGGGAGTTAAAAATTCAGTTCGTAAATATATGTTACATTTCAATTGTATTTCCAAAGCAATATAG
- a CDS encoding TrkH family potassium uptake protein → MKLQTSFSNLLDLSEWKLTPYQILVLGFAGLILVGALFLMTPIASVTGQRLSFVDALFTATSAVCVTGLVVVDTGTYFSLFGQLVIIFLIQAGGLGIMTMATLMALIMRRKIQLRERLIMQEALNHMTVSGVVRLTQYIIMATFLIEFIGGTILAIRWYFDLGAKGIYFGYWHAISSFCNAGFDLFGNFSSLTHYVDDITVNLVVTTLIILGGIGFTVIFDVWDNRQWHNFSLHTKLVLTTSSVLLFVGTIIIFLLELNNPETLGELSWKGKILASYFQSVTPRTAGYNTIDIGKMQDASLFFTIILMFIGASPASTGGGVKTTTLGVMIAAIWALITGKNDAELFRRRINQNIIYKAFTVFFIAAALVIFVTMMMSISEKFSFLNILFEVVSAFGTVGLTTGITSSLTVHGKLWLIVTMFAGRVGPVTLALALALRSRKGAVQYPEGKVNIG, encoded by the coding sequence TTGAAATTACAGACTAGTTTTTCCAATTTGCTTGATCTTTCAGAGTGGAAGCTTACACCTTATCAAATTTTAGTGTTAGGCTTTGCAGGACTCATCTTAGTTGGAGCTTTGTTTCTGATGACACCTATTGCTTCGGTGACTGGGCAAAGATTATCTTTTGTAGACGCGTTATTTACTGCTACATCGGCAGTGTGTGTAACGGGCCTGGTTGTAGTGGATACTGGGACTTATTTTTCTTTGTTTGGGCAACTTGTAATTATTTTTCTTATTCAGGCCGGAGGCCTTGGCATTATGACGATGGCGACTTTAATGGCATTAATTATGCGTCGTAAAATTCAACTTCGTGAACGACTTATTATGCAAGAAGCTCTAAATCACATGACGGTATCAGGGGTTGTTCGGTTAACCCAGTATATTATTATGGCAACATTTCTTATTGAGTTTATTGGTGGGACGATTTTGGCCATTCGATGGTATTTTGACTTGGGGGCAAAGGGAATTTATTTTGGCTATTGGCATGCAATTTCCTCATTTTGTAACGCTGGATTTGATTTGTTTGGTAATTTTAGTAGCTTAACACACTATGTTGATGATATTACTGTTAACCTTGTTGTTACCACGTTGATTATTTTAGGCGGTATTGGTTTTACCGTGATTTTTGATGTGTGGGATAATCGTCAATGGCATAATTTTTCATTACATACTAAGCTGGTTCTTACGACTTCTTCAGTACTGCTTTTCGTTGGTACTATAATTATTTTCTTGCTGGAGCTAAATAATCCAGAGACGCTTGGTGAATTATCTTGGAAGGGGAAGATTCTAGCTAGTTATTTTCAATCTGTGACACCTAGGACTGCAGGGTATAATACAATTGATATCGGAAAAATGCAGGATGCTTCTTTATTTTTTACGATTATATTAATGTTTATTGGTGCTTCTCCTGCATCTACAGGCGGTGGCGTAAAAACAACTACATTAGGTGTGATGATAGCCGCAATATGGGCTTTAATTACAGGCAAAAATGACGCAGAATTATTTCGGCGCCGTATTAACCAAAATATTATCTATAAAGCATTTACAGTATTCTTTATCGCGGCAGCTTTAGTGATCTTTGTGACAATGATGATGAGTATTAGTGAAAAGTTTTCTTTTTTAAATATATTATTTGAAGTTGTATCTGCTTTTGGTACAGTAGGATTAACTACAGGTATAACAAGTTCATTAACGGTGCACGGTAAATTGTGGCTGATTGTGACTATGTTTGCAGGCCGGGTAGGTCCAGTGACCTTAGCCTTAGCTTTGGCTCTGCGAAGTAGAAAAGGTGCGGTTCAATACCCTGAAGGTAAGGTCAATATTGGTTAA
- a CDS encoding TrkA family potassium uptake protein has protein sequence MKVKKQYAVIGLGRFGSSVATNLHKLGYEVLAIDSSEERVQEFSNEVTHVVQADTTDEETLTALGIRNFDVVVVAIGEDIQANILTTLQLKELGVPYIVTKAKNALHGKMLEKMGADRVVYPERDMGQRVAHNLVSSNIMDYIELSPNLGIVEVSIPRALIGKTLAETNLRAKFEINVVAIKRGEALIIPPLPSEKFKEDDILVVVGGIKGIQRLEDLS, from the coding sequence ATGAAAGTTAAAAAACAATATGCTGTCATCGGCTTAGGCCGCTTTGGCTCTAGTGTAGCGACTAATTTGCACAAATTGGGATATGAAGTATTAGCCATTGATTCTAGTGAGGAAAGAGTACAAGAATTTAGTAATGAGGTAACACATGTTGTACAGGCCGATACAACCGACGAAGAAACCTTAACTGCGTTAGGTATTAGAAATTTTGACGTAGTGGTTGTTGCAATCGGAGAGGACATCCAAGCTAATATTTTAACTACACTGCAATTGAAAGAGCTAGGGGTTCCCTATATTGTTACAAAGGCAAAAAATGCACTCCATGGTAAAATGCTGGAGAAAATGGGTGCTGATCGGGTTGTATATCCGGAGCGAGATATGGGGCAAAGGGTAGCTCATAATTTAGTTTCTAGTAATATCATGGATTACATTGAACTTTCTCCTAATTTAGGTATTGTAGAAGTTAGTATACCTAGGGCGCTTATAGGAAAGACTCTAGCTGAAACGAATTTAAGGGCGAAATTTGAAATTAATGTTGTAGCGATTAAAAGAGGCGAAGCTTTAATTATTCCACCACTGCCAAGTGAAAAATTTAAAGAGGACGATATTTTAGTAGTTGTTGGTGGTATTAAAGGAATACAACGTTTGGAGGATCTTTCTTGA
- a CDS encoding RNA methyltransferase has translation MSEIVTSGQNKYIKMATSLKQKKYRDELGLFIVEGIRLVEEASKSNWLVETCIYTSEAQGEPRVQKILDQLKTKECRTIEVLKTVYDKASETKEPQGLMAIVRKSAHQLVDMLGKVENPLLVVLDEVQDPGNVGTIIRTAAAAGCTGVILTKGCADVFAGKVVRASMGSLFNIPIVEGVTQNEIISYLAQYKIDILATSLEGSRIYFQANLKKPVAIVFGNEGNGVSNHLLQESKERMHIPLVGNVESLNVAASAAVILYEAVRQRQG, from the coding sequence TTGAGTGAAATAGTTACAAGTGGACAGAATAAATATATTAAAATGGCAACATCACTAAAACAAAAAAAATATCGTGATGAATTAGGACTATTTATAGTAGAAGGGATTCGTTTAGTAGAAGAGGCTTCCAAGTCAAATTGGTTAGTTGAGACATGTATTTACACGAGTGAAGCGCAAGGAGAACCCCGCGTTCAAAAAATACTAGACCAGCTAAAAACAAAAGAATGCCGAACAATTGAAGTTTTAAAAACAGTTTATGATAAAGCGTCTGAAACTAAAGAACCACAGGGGCTTATGGCTATTGTTAGAAAGTCTGCACATCAGCTGGTGGATATGCTAGGAAAAGTTGAAAATCCTCTTTTGGTAGTGCTTGATGAAGTGCAGGATCCGGGAAATGTGGGGACGATAATTCGTACGGCTGCCGCTGCTGGTTGTACTGGAGTCATATTGACAAAAGGTTGTGCAGATGTATTTGCAGGTAAAGTAGTGAGAGCTAGCATGGGTTCCTTGTTTAATATACCTATAGTTGAGGGTGTCACTCAAAATGAAATTATATCTTATTTAGCCCAATATAAGATAGATATTCTAGCAACTTCTTTAGAGGGTTCTCGTATTTATTTTCAGGCAAACTTAAAAAAACCAGTGGCTATTGTATTTGGTAATGAAGGAAATGGTGTTAGCAACCATTTGCTACAAGAATCTAAAGAAAGAATGCATATCCCCTTGGTTGGAAATGTGGAATCATTAAATGTTGCTGCATCGGCAGCAGTTATTTTATATGAAGCAGTGCGTCAACGCCAAGGATAA
- the pheS gene encoding phenylalanine--tRNA ligase subunit alpha, with protein sequence MEQELQSLKQQALVELSQVDNLDTLNDLRVKYLGKKGSLTSALKGMGALGAEERPRIGQIVNDIRVELENIIQVKSENFKQAELTRKLASEKIDVTLPGRKVNVGHKHPLTVTLERIKDIFMRMGFAIAEGPEVEQDYYNFEALNLPKDHPARDMQDSFYITEEFLMRTHTSPVQVRTMQAAEPNQPIRIIAPGKVYRRDYDATHSPMFHQVEGLVIDKNISFADLKGTLELFIHEIFGKDVGVRFRPSFFPFTEPSAEVDISCVMCNGNGCRVCSGTGWLEILGAGMVHPRVLEMSNFDPEKVSGFAFGMGVERIAMLLYGIDDLRLFYENDLRFLRQF encoded by the coding sequence ATGGAACAAGAATTACAATCTTTAAAGCAACAAGCTTTAGTAGAATTATCACAAGTTGATAATCTGGACACGTTAAATGATTTAAGGGTTAAATATTTAGGGAAAAAAGGTAGTTTGACAAGCGCTTTAAAGGGGATGGGAGCATTAGGTGCGGAAGAACGCCCGAGAATTGGACAAATTGTAAATGATATTAGAGTAGAATTAGAAAATATAATTCAGGTCAAAAGTGAAAACTTTAAGCAAGCTGAATTGACAAGAAAATTAGCATCTGAAAAGATTGATGTTACTTTGCCTGGTCGTAAGGTTAATGTAGGGCATAAACACCCTCTAACTGTGACTTTAGAGCGTATTAAAGATATCTTTATGCGAATGGGATTTGCTATAGCAGAAGGGCCAGAAGTTGAACAAGATTACTATAATTTTGAAGCACTTAATCTACCCAAAGACCATCCAGCTAGGGATATGCAGGATTCCTTTTATATAACGGAAGAATTTTTAATGCGTACCCATACTTCACCAGTACAAGTACGTACCATGCAGGCCGCTGAACCTAATCAGCCTATTCGCATTATTGCACCTGGAAAGGTGTATCGTCGAGATTATGATGCAACCCATTCTCCTATGTTTCATCAAGTAGAAGGTTTAGTAATTGATAAAAATATTAGCTTCGCTGATTTAAAAGGAACATTGGAATTGTTTATTCACGAAATTTTTGGTAAGGATGTCGGCGTACGTTTTCGTCCAAGTTTCTTTCCTTTTACCGAACCCAGTGCAGAAGTTGATATTTCTTGTGTAATGTGTAATGGCAACGGATGCAGAGTTTGCTCAGGTACAGGGTGGCTCGAAATACTAGGTGCAGGAATGGTACATCCTCGTGTACTGGAAATGAGCAACTTTGACCCAGAGAAAGTAAGCGGCTTTGCTTTTGGCATGGGAGTAGAGCGAATAGCCATGTTATTATATGGCATAGACGACTTACGATTATTTTATGAAAATGATTTGCGATTCTTAAGACAATTCTAG
- the pheT gene encoding phenylalanine--tRNA ligase subunit beta: MQASIKWLKEYVEFKETPEVLAEMLTMAGIPVEGITHLGKDIENIVTGKIIEIEKHPNANKLSICKLDVEKEILIIVTGATNVSVGNVVPVALVGAKLPTGLEIKASELRGVMSYGMLCSTTELNIDSKLLSPKEKEGIYILPDDTLIGIDIREALGMDDVVLEFELTANRADCFSMIGLAREIAVLTGGTLKKPMIHLHEKAGEKAVNLVKVAIDEPSLCSRFAVRVLQDVKVGASPKWLKQRLQAVGMRSINNVVDVTNYVMLEMGQPMHAYDYNLLSKHSLTVRKAQTGEKITTLDGVKRELTSDMLVIADQVQAVGVAGVMGGLATEVTDNTQNVVLEAASFNGVSIRRTSRALGLRSEASGRFERGVDTVNSIRALDRAAKLLEDMGACKVCPGIVDSYPNMLLPRQVSFIPQKVNAYLGTDIDKAVMLDILRRLEFAIDTNSEGENIIVNVPTWRGDVQYQPDICEEIARIYGYNKIPTTTPGGNILRGGQEYAQSIVDSIKTTLTGAGLDEVISLSFTHPQVLHKLNIVENDSLHQAIKVLNPITDDFPILRTTLLGGVLETIARNLARKNDDIRIYELGAVYLPEKLPLDSLPKEPLMLCGALVGKRNELSWNQGKDSVDFYDAKGTVEVLLSSLGIQDYDVAAGEHMSLHPGKTAIFRKNGNVLATVGELHPKVMDSFGIQRKVYVFEVSVESVVNCVNLLTKYQSLPKFPAINRDLAVVLPLEISADQVKQAIVASSGPLLNDVRLFDVYVGEQVANGFKSLAFSLTYRDKTRTLTDEEIEVCYKKTVVYLEETLAAKIRS, encoded by the coding sequence ATGCAAGCATCAATCAAGTGGCTTAAAGAATATGTTGAATTTAAAGAAACACCAGAAGTATTAGCGGAAATGTTAACGATGGCTGGTATTCCAGTAGAAGGTATAACTCATTTAGGAAAAGATATTGAAAATATTGTAACGGGAAAAATTATTGAAATAGAGAAACATCCAAATGCGAATAAGCTATCTATTTGTAAGCTGGACGTAGAAAAAGAAATTTTAATTATTGTTACTGGGGCGACGAATGTTTCAGTCGGAAATGTTGTTCCTGTAGCATTAGTGGGTGCTAAATTACCCACAGGATTAGAAATAAAAGCTAGTGAATTACGTGGTGTAATGTCTTATGGTATGTTATGTTCCACAACAGAACTTAATATTGATAGTAAATTATTATCACCCAAGGAAAAAGAAGGAATTTATATCTTGCCCGATGATACCTTAATCGGTATTGATATTCGAGAAGCTTTAGGAATGGATGATGTAGTTTTAGAGTTTGAGTTAACAGCTAATCGTGCTGATTGTTTTAGTATGATTGGCTTAGCGCGAGAAATTGCTGTGCTCACAGGCGGAACGTTGAAGAAACCGATGATTCATTTGCATGAAAAGGCTGGAGAGAAGGCTGTGAATCTAGTTAAGGTTGCTATAGACGAACCGTCTTTATGTTCCCGTTTTGCAGTACGGGTTTTACAAGATGTAAAAGTTGGAGCATCACCGAAATGGTTAAAGCAGCGACTACAAGCTGTAGGAATGAGGTCAATTAATAACGTAGTGGATGTAACAAACTATGTTATGTTAGAAATGGGCCAGCCAATGCATGCCTATGATTATAATTTACTGTCAAAACATAGTTTAACCGTACGTAAGGCGCAAACAGGAGAAAAAATTACGACTCTTGATGGAGTTAAACGAGAGCTTACTTCGGACATGCTGGTTATTGCCGATCAAGTGCAAGCGGTTGGTGTTGCAGGGGTAATGGGTGGCCTAGCTACTGAAGTTACTGATAATACACAAAATGTAGTATTGGAAGCTGCTTCTTTTAATGGAGTAAGCATTCGTCGTACATCAAGAGCCCTTGGCCTACGTTCCGAGGCATCCGGAAGATTTGAAAGAGGCGTTGATACAGTTAATAGTATTCGGGCCTTAGACCGGGCTGCAAAATTATTGGAAGATATGGGAGCCTGTAAGGTATGCCCAGGTATTGTAGATAGTTATCCTAATATGCTTTTACCAAGACAAGTTAGCTTTATTCCTCAAAAAGTGAATGCTTATTTGGGAACTGATATTGATAAGGCTGTTATGTTAGATATATTACGTCGTTTAGAGTTTGCCATTGATACAAATTCTGAAGGTGAAAATATAATTGTAAACGTACCTACATGGCGTGGGGATGTCCAATATCAGCCAGATATATGTGAAGAGATTGCCCGAATTTATGGTTATAATAAGATCCCAACGACTACTCCTGGCGGTAATATACTGCGTGGCGGACAAGAATACGCTCAGTCTATTGTAGATTCCATTAAAACTACTTTAACTGGAGCTGGATTGGATGAAGTTATCTCATTGAGTTTTACCCATCCACAAGTGTTACATAAATTAAATATAGTAGAAAATGATTCATTACATCAAGCAATTAAGGTACTTAATCCTATTACAGATGACTTTCCAATACTGAGGACTACTTTACTTGGTGGTGTATTGGAAACGATTGCTCGTAATCTTGCAAGGAAAAATGATGATATAAGAATCTATGAACTCGGAGCTGTGTATTTACCTGAAAAATTACCATTAGATTCTTTGCCTAAAGAGCCTTTAATGTTATGTGGTGCATTAGTTGGTAAACGTAATGAACTTTCCTGGAACCAAGGAAAGGATAGTGTGGATTTTTATGATGCGAAAGGAACTGTAGAGGTATTATTATCCAGCTTAGGAATTCAGGATTATGATGTTGCTGCTGGTGAACATATGTCATTACATCCTGGCAAGACAGCAATATTCCGTAAAAACGGTAATGTCTTAGCAACGGTTGGTGAACTGCATCCAAAAGTAATGGATAGTTTTGGCATACAACGTAAAGTATATGTTTTTGAAGTTAGCGTAGAATCAGTAGTTAATTGTGTGAATTTACTTACCAAGTATCAGTCTTTACCTAAATTTCCGGCAATCAATAGGGATTTGGCAGTGGTTTTACCATTAGAAATTTCTGCGGATCAGGTGAAACAGGCAATTGTCGCTAGTTCTGGCCCTTTACTGAATGATGTACGATTATTTGATGTATATGTTGGTGAACAAGTTGCAAATGGGTTTAAGAGTTTAGCTTTTTCATTAACTTATCGAGATAAAACTCGGACACTTACAGATGAAGAAATTGAAGTGTGCTATAAGAAAACTGTTGTTTATCTAGAAGAGACACTGGCGGCAAAAATTCGGAGTTAG
- a CDS encoding amino acid permease: MSIFRTKSISALLAGAEQKGLKKTLGAMDLTLLGIGCIIGTGIFVLTGVAAAKYAGPALMISFVLSGLACAFAALAYAELAAMVPIAGSAYTYTYAALGEIIAWIVGWNLILEYSVGSSAVAAGWSGYVVGLLKSGGIELSKAYTAVPADGGIANVPAMFIALFLSLLLVRGTQESATLNKVLVAIKLLAVFIFLALAGPKVNVANWDPFMPYGFAGVASGAAIIFFAYIGFDAVATAAEECRNPNRDLPIGIIGSLVVCTILYIIVAAVLTGVVPYTELNNAEPVAYALRAIGYNMGSALVGTGAICGITTVLLVLMYGQSRIFFAMSRDGLIPAAISKVHPKYGTPHIITIVAGIAVALIAGFTPIGIIAELTNIGTLFAFAVASIGVLVLRYTKPELERPFRCPAVHIIAPLAVLSCGYLMYNLPYETWVRFFVWSGIGFVVYFLYGNKNSVLTKTDKAA; encoded by the coding sequence ATGAGTATTTTCCGCACAAAAAGTATTAGTGCACTTTTAGCAGGCGCAGAGCAAAAAGGTTTGAAGAAGACACTAGGCGCTATGGACTTAACACTACTTGGTATAGGGTGTATTATTGGAACAGGTATCTTTGTTTTGACCGGAGTTGCAGCAGCAAAATATGCTGGTCCTGCCTTGATGATTTCTTTTGTTCTTTCAGGATTGGCCTGTGCGTTTGCTGCCTTAGCCTATGCTGAATTAGCTGCCATGGTTCCCATTGCTGGAAGCGCATATACGTATACTTATGCTGCTTTAGGAGAAATCATTGCTTGGATTGTAGGGTGGAACCTTATTTTAGAATACTCTGTAGGATCAAGTGCTGTTGCAGCTGGATGGTCTGGATATGTAGTAGGGCTTTTAAAATCAGGTGGTATTGAATTATCGAAAGCTTATACTGCTGTTCCAGCTGATGGTGGTATTGCAAATGTCCCAGCTATGTTTATTGCACTATTTCTAAGTTTATTATTAGTTCGTGGAACACAAGAGAGTGCGACTCTTAATAAAGTTCTTGTGGCGATTAAGTTACTTGCTGTCTTTATTTTCTTGGCATTAGCAGGACCTAAAGTAAATGTTGCAAATTGGGATCCATTTATGCCTTATGGTTTTGCTGGAGTAGCTAGTGGTGCAGCCATTATTTTCTTTGCATATATTGGATTTGATGCTGTGGCAACTGCTGCCGAAGAGTGTCGTAATCCAAATCGAGATTTACCAATTGGAATTATAGGATCATTAGTGGTTTGTACCATTCTTTATATCATAGTTGCTGCTGTGTTAACAGGTGTGGTCCCTTACACAGAGTTAAATAATGCTGAGCCTGTGGCTTATGCGTTAAGGGCTATCGGATATAACATGGGGTCAGCCCTAGTTGGAACTGGAGCCATTTGTGGTATTACCACTGTATTGCTTGTGTTGATGTATGGCCAATCTCGCATTTTCTTTGCGATGTCTCGTGATGGTTTGATTCCTGCTGCTATCTCGAAAGTACATCCTAAGTATGGTACACCTCATATCATTACGATTGTGGCCGGAATTGCGGTAGCTTTAATTGCTGGGTTTACTCCTATTGGAATTATTGCAGAATTAACGAATATTGGAACACTATTTGCATTTGCCGTTGCTTCCATTGGAGTATTAGTTCTACGCTATACTAAACCAGAACTAGAGCGGCCATTTAGATGTCCTGCAGTTCATATAATAGCACCATTGGCAGTTCTTTCTTGTGGTTACTTGATGTATAACTTACCGTATGAAACTTGGGTACGCTTTTTTGTATGGAGTGGAATTGGTTTTGTCGTATACTTTTTATATGGTAATAAAAATAGCGTGCTTACAAAAACTGATAAAGCGGCATAG
- the zapA gene encoding cell division protein ZapA yields the protein MNDNIHKVTVEIFGETYCLKSDTELEQVISVAALVDSRMKKIAHKNLRLSPAKVAVLAALTIAEEFLQLEQNYKQLIQMVEEEKY from the coding sequence ATGAATGATAATATACATAAAGTAACAGTTGAAATTTTTGGTGAAACCTATTGTCTAAAGAGTGATACAGAATTAGAGCAGGTAATATCCGTTGCTGCATTAGTGGATTCGCGGATGAAAAAAATTGCGCATAAAAACCTACGATTATCTCCAGCTAAAGTTGCTGTCTTAGCAGCTTTAACGATTGCCGAAGAATTTTTACAATTAGAACAAAACTACAAACAATTAATTCAAATGGTAGAAGAAGAAAAATACTGA
- a CDS encoding YetF domain-containing protein yields MLETGDFGHVLLHIVVLFTVALIVVRLMGNRTVGQLSPFDFVIMVGIGDIIVTASMDKGQTLLSGIEGLFTLLLLQQILSYVSLKNVTLRKWVEGTPVTLIQDGKILRENFVKTHFNYDDLRQELHKLGMEMTDLQDIKLARLESCGVFSIIKTAEKEPLTRKDLETYISDIYKNPLTPLGQEWVKMEQFMSDVRELTEYVKNNKGLK; encoded by the coding sequence GTGTTAGAGACTGGCGACTTTGGTCATGTTTTATTACATATAGTGGTACTATTTACGGTAGCTCTTATTGTTGTACGTTTAATGGGGAATCGTACAGTAGGACAACTTTCTCCCTTTGATTTTGTAATTATGGTAGGGATTGGTGATATTATCGTTACCGCTTCAATGGATAAGGGGCAAACTTTATTAAGCGGTATAGAAGGTTTATTTACCCTTCTATTATTGCAGCAAATATTATCTTACGTATCCTTAAAAAATGTTACGTTGCGTAAATGGGTAGAAGGTACACCAGTGACTTTAATTCAGGATGGAAAAATTCTTCGAGAAAACTTTGTTAAAACTCATTTTAATTATGATGATTTGCGTCAAGAATTGCATAAATTAGGTATGGAAATGACCGATTTACAAGATATTAAACTTGCGCGACTTGAAAGTTGTGGCGTTTTCTCTATCATAAAGACAGCTGAAAAGGAACCTTTGACTAGAAAAGACCTTGAGACATACATTAGTGACATTTACAAAAACCCACTTACTCCCTTAGGACAGGAATGGGTTAAAATGGAACAGTTTATGTCAGATGTACGTGAGTTAACAGAGTATGTAAAAAACAATAAAGGACTTAAGTAA